In the genome of Physeter macrocephalus isolate SW-GA chromosome 20, ASM283717v5, whole genome shotgun sequence, one region contains:
- the ZNF518A gene encoding zinc finger protein 518A has translation MPSEQKHLFFDEKQNTLKRDYDVKNEIVDTIRSVLKPKISESSFHYELKNVKIVLPKINIPNEVLLKHEVDKYRKLFQHKPQTARKSIGIKTVSCVEECMLLHKSERVEEEGIKMSAKILNFNCLKCRDSTRYSPNDLQKHFQMWHRGELPSYPCEMCSFSANDFQVFKQHRRTHRITLVKCDICNNENLYTLLDLTKHFSSTHCVNGNFQCEKCEFSTQDVGTFVQHIHRHNEILYRCGKCHYICLTKGELQKHLHIHSGTFPFTCQYCSYGATRREHLVRHVITLHKEHLYAKEKLEKDKYEKRMAKTSAGLKLILKRYKIGASRKTFWKRKKINNGGDRSIEKNTQVLKKVNKTQAKSEDQSHLVQEHLNEEKDERLYYENNDKPAESESEKPTLPSTGQCNGAEEGSNSTSGFLKTAVQGPTVLMVKNNRITIPANYSAKFMGFKMVDGKQHIVIKLLPTNKQNLYSPGLQSGAVRDSTAILQPQTLDTTAFLTGVTTELNDTVYMKAATPFSSSSPILSGKVTSEKEMALLSQTSNMLPTMDDEKSVSPLPITSELITASVNLTTKVETRENVDLWGSHITQCHPEVSGTAIKSPDKVTCTTKPNSYNSGDMHNYCINYVNSELSVESSNQGSLPFHNYSKVNNSNKRRRFSGTTMYENPQRESSSSKTVVQQPISESVLSLVRKESSNPDSLLASISHLNTKDGTLKTQAEIEEQCVLEKGQNIDGQNLYTNENQNLESMTEKPKWDDVSSVESPMMPRITSVFSLQSQQASELLPPEINQLLQDVLKAKPDVKQDSSNTPDKELPLHCDQSFQKREGEDKIVESSKDLKVQGFFPISSGNMGINVATNDLNLKCSGKEKQMLSMSQDVRDSERTPRISGFGTLLKTQSDAIITQQLVKDKLRATTQNLGSLYVQSPVVNSEPKKAIFVQTPKGFFVPLHIANKPGLHVSGRPLPLVNTQGVPASLLLNKKPGMILTFNNGKLEGVSAVKTENAQACGTTSKEPCRTPFLKVEPNSNCLTPALCSSIGSCLSMKSSPENTLSLKGPYIIKTPASSSVKGVPAPNIISEHQGTKLNISDSVKQQNKIFPKPPLYTLLPDGKQAVFLKCVMPNKTELLKSKLVQNSTYYKNIQPKKPEGTPQKILLKIFNPVLNVTAANNLSVNNSASSLQKDNVPSNQTIGGEQKEPESSRDALPLLLDDMMPANEIVITSTATCPESSEEPIGITDHSEARVLRCKTNCTIERNFNKKKTLKKKCSRIKTHERSKDSETSFVSRNRNCKRKCRDSYQEPPRKKALHRKCKEKAKPEDVHESFGFSRPRLSKDSVRTLRLFPFSSKQLVKCPRRNQPVVVLNHPDADAPEVVNVMKTIAKFNGRVLKVSLSKRTISALLKPICYNPSKTTYHDFPKRHKTFKPVSSVKERFVLKLTLKKTSKNNYQIVKTTSENVLKAKFSCWFCGRIFDNQDAWAGHGQRHLMEATRDWNMLE, from the coding sequence ATGCCATCTGaacagaaacatttattttttgatgaaaaacagaatactttaaaaagagaTTATGATGTGAAAAATGAGATAGTTGATACTATCAGATCAGTACTTAAaccaaaaatttcagaaagtagTTTTCATTATGAactaaaaaatgtgaaaattgttTTGCCGAAGATAAATATTCCAAATGAGGTCCTATTGAAACATGAAGTtgacaaatacagaaaattatttcagCATAAACCACAGACTGCAAGAAAATCTATCGGTATAAAGACTGTAAGCTGTGTAGAGGAGTGTATGTTACTCCATAAGTCTGAGAGAGTTGAAGAAGAAGGTATAAAAATGTCTGCAAAAATACTCAACTTCAACTGTTTGAAGTGCCGAGATAGTACTCGGTATAGCCCAAATGATTTGCAGAAACACTTCCAAATGTGGCACCGTGGTGAATTACCTTCATATCCTTGTGAAATGTGCAGTTTTTCAGCAAATGACTTCCAGGTATTCAAACAACACAGACGAACCCATAGAATTACTTTAGTAAAATGTGACATTTGTAACAATGAgaatttatatactttattagACTTGACAAAGCATTTTTCATCCACACATTGTGTAAATGGTAATTTTCAATGTGAAAAGTGTGAATTCTCCACCCAGGATGTTGGCACATTTGTTCAGCACATACATAGACATAACGAAATCCTTTATAGATGTGGTAAATGCCATTATATATGTTTAACCAAAGGAGAGCTTCAGAAGCACCTTCATATTCATTCTGGTACGTTTCCCTTCACTTGTCAATATTGTAGCTATGGTGCTACCAGGAGAGAGCACCTTGTAAGACATGTTATAACTTTGCACAAAGAACATTTATATGcgaaagaaaaactggaaaaagacaaatatgaaaaaaggaTGGCAAAGACTTCAGCAGGACTTAAACTAATattgaaaagatataaaataggtGCATCAAGGAAGACATTCTGGAAACGTAAGAAAATCAACAATGGAGGTGACAGAAGTATAGAAAAAAACACTCAAGTGCttaaaaaagtgaacaaaacacaGGCTAAATCTGAAGACCAGAGCCATCTTGTTCAGGaacatttaaatgaagaaaaggatgAAAGACTGTACTATGAGAATAATGATAAACCTGCTGAGTCAGAGTCAGAAAAGCCAACTCTTCCGTCCACTGGGCAATGTAATGGAGCTGAAGAGGGATCAAATTCTACTTCAGGTTTCTTGAAGACTGCTGTACAAGGACCTACAGTGTTAATggtaaaaaataacagaataacaaTTCCTGCTAACTACAGTGCTAAGTTTATGGGCTTCAAGATGGTGGATGGAAAACAACATATTGTAATAAAACTGTTGCCTACCAATAAACAGAATTTATATTCACCAGGCTTACAGTCAGGTGCTGTAAGGGACAGTACTGCAATTTTGCAGCCCCAGACTTTGGACACTACTGCATTTTTAACAGGAGTAACAACTGAGTTAAATGACACAGTTTACATGAAAGCAGCTACTCCATTTTCATCTTCATCTCCTATACTTTCAGGGAAGGTAACTTCCGAAAAAGAAATGGCTTTGCTATCTCAAACAAGTAATATGCTTCCAACAATGGATGATGAAAAAAGTGTTTCTCCTTTGCCAATAACATCAGAATTGATTACAGCATCGGTGAATTTGACCACAAAAGTAGAAACAAGAGAGAATGTTGACTTATGGGGAAGTCATATTACTCAGTGTCACCCTGAGGTATCAGGTACTGCCATTAAAAGTCCAGATAAAGTCACCTGTACTACCAAACCAAATTCATACAACAGTGGAGATATGCATAACTATTGCATTAATTATGTCAACTCTGAGTTATCTGTTGAATCTTCCAACCAAGGGTCATTACCTTTTCATAATTACTCAAAAGTGAATAATTCTAATAAACGTCGTAGGTTTTCAGGGACAACAATGTACGAAAACCCTCAGAGAGAATCTTCATCAAGCAAGACAGTAGTTCAACAACCAATAAGTGAGTCAGTTTTATCACTAGTGAGGAAGGAGAGCTCAAACCCAGATAGCCTGTTAGCATCTATTAGTCATTTAAATACTAAAGATGGAACTTTAAAAACACAAGCTGAAATTGAAGAACAGTGTGTTttagaaaaaggacaaaacatTGATGGACAGaacctatacactaatgaaaatCAGAATTTAGAGAGCATGACTGAAAAGCCTAAATGGGATGACGTTTCTAGTGTTGAGTCACCTATGATGCCTAGAATtacatctgttttctctctccagaGCCAACAGGCGTCAGAACTTTTGCCACCTGAAATAAATCAGTTACTTCAAGATGTATTAAAAGCAAAACCTGATGTAAAACAAGACTCTAGTAACACTCCAGATAAAGAACTGCCGCTTCATTGTGACCAGTCATTTCAGAAACgtgagggagaagacaaaatagttGAATCTTCAAAAGACTTGAAAGTACAAGGCTTCTTTCCGATTTCATCTGGTAATATGGGGATTAATGTGGCTACAAATGATCTGAATTTAAAATgtagtggaaaagaaaaacaaatgttgtcAATGTCACAAGATGTGAGAGATTCAGAGAGGACCCCTAGAATTTCTGGTTTTGGCACATTACTTAAGACTCAGTCAGATGCGATAATTACACAGCAGCTTGTAAAAGACAAACTACGAGCCACTACGCAAAATTTAGGTTCCTTATATGTGCAGAGTCCGGTTGTAAATTCAGAACCAAAAAAGGCTATCTTTGTTCAGACTCCAAAAGGCTTTTTTGTACCATTGCACATTGCTAACAAGCCTGGATTACATGTTTCAGGAAGACCACTTCCATTGGTTAATACACAAGGtgtccctgcctctctccttttAAACAAGAAACCTGGGatgattttaacatttaataatgGGAAACTTGAAGGTGTTTCTGCTGTCAAAACTGAGAATGCTCAGGCTTGTGGAACTACAAGTAAGGAGCCTTGCAGAACaccttttttaaaagtagaaccaAACAGTAATTGTCTAACCCCTGCACTTTGTTCCAGCATTGGCAGCTGTTTGAGCATGAAAAGTAGCCCAGAAAATACTTTGTCATTAAAAGGCCCTTACATTATTAAAACGCCAGCAAGTTCTTCAGTGAAAGGTGTTCCTGCTCCTAATATAATATCTGAGCATCAGGGCACTAAGTTGAATATCTCGGATTCAGTAAAACAGCAGAACAAGATTTTTCCAAAACCACCTCTTTACACCCTTTTGCCTGATGGCAAacaagctgtttttttaaagtgtgtgatGCCAAATAAGACTGAGCTGCTTAAGTCTAAATTAGTCCAGAATAgtacttattataaaaatatacagccAAAGAAACCTGAAGGAACACcacaaaaaatattgctgaaaatTTTTAACCCTGTTTTAAATGTGACTGCTGCTAATAATCTGTCAGTAAACAACTCTGCATCCTCATTGCAGAAAGACAATGTACCATCTAATCAGACTATAGGAGGAGAGCAGAAAGAGCCAGAATCTTCTAGAGATGCCTTACCCTTATTACTAGATGATATGATGCCAGCAAATGAAATTGTGATAACTTCTACTGCAACATGCCCAGAATCTTCTGAGGAACCAATAGGTATCACTGACCATTCAGAGGCCAGGGTATTAAGGTGTAAAACAAATTGTACAATTGAGAGaaacttcaataagaaaaagactttgaaaaagaaatgttcaagAATAAAAACTCATGAAAGAAGTAAAGATTCTGAAACTTCCTTTGTATCTAGAAACAGAAACTGTAAACGCAAGTGTAGGGATAGTTACCAAGAACCTCCAAGAAAAAAAGCATTACACAGAAAgtgtaaagaaaaagcaaagcctGAAGATGTCCATGAATCATTCGGATTCAGCAGACCTAGGCTTTCAAAAGATTCAGTCAGAACTTTGCGGCTTTTCCCCTTCAGTTCCAAACAGCTTGTGAAGTGTCCTAGGAGAAACCAACCAGTTGTAGTTTTGAATCATCCTGATGCAGATGCCCCAGAAGTAGTAAATGTAATGAAAACTATTGCTAAATTTAATGGACGTGTACTTAAGGTTTCATTGTCAAAAAGAACTATCAGTGCTTTACTGAAACCAATTTGTTATAACCCTTCTAAAACAACTTACCATGATTTTCCCAAGAGGCACAAAACATTTAAACCTGTTAGTTCTGTGAAAGAAAGATTTGTGCTAAAATTAACTctcaaaaagacaagcaaaaacaATTACCAGATTGTGAAAACTACCTCTGAAAATGTTCTGAAGGCTAAATTTAGCTGTTGGTTTTGTGGTAGAATATTTGACAATCAGGATGCTTGGGCTGGTCATGGTCAGAGACATTTAATGGAAGCTACTCGTGATTGGAACATGTTAGAATAA